In Pleuronectes platessa chromosome 4, fPlePla1.1, whole genome shotgun sequence, the following proteins share a genomic window:
- the LOC128438316 gene encoding uncharacterized protein LOC128438316 → MELTITMLTGQSVTLTVNPQETVGYLKQVVQQKLQVPVQKQRLLFDNGQRTDLNDDLRPVGSYGLHSGSRLSLLVIEPAPVQVFEPAPVQVFLRNEKNVLTTYEITPEETVSDFKRRVKAREGVPESQQRLVYQGTEMSNDKAKLSDYNVKALGTIELLMRLRGGN, encoded by the coding sequence ATGGAATTAACGATCACTATGCTGACCGGGCAGTCCGTCACACTGACGGTGAACCCCCAGGAGACGGTGGGCTACCTGAAGCAGGTCGTCCAGCAGAAACTGCAGGTGCCCGTTCAGAAGCAGCGGCTGCTGTTCGACAACGGCCAGCGGACTGACCTGAACGACGACCTGCGTCCCGTGGGCTCCTACGGGCTGCACTCCGGCTCCAGGCTGTCTCTGCTGGTGATCGAGCCGGCCCCCGTGCAGGTGTTCGAGCCGGCCCCCGTGCAGGTGTTCCTGAGGAATGAGAAGAACGTGCTGACCACCTACGAAATCACACCCGAGGAGACCGTGAGCGACTTCAAGCGCAGGGTCAAGGCCAGGGAGGGAGTGCCGGAGTCGCAGCAGAGGCTGGTGTACCAGGGCACGGAGATGAGCAACGACAAAGCCAAACTGTCAGACTACAACGTGAAGGCCCTGGGCACCATCGAACTGTTAATGCGTCTGAGAGGAGGAAACTGA